One stretch of Eupeodes corollae chromosome 2, idEupCoro1.1, whole genome shotgun sequence DNA includes these proteins:
- the LOC129948225 gene encoding uncharacterized protein LOC129948225 isoform X1: MYPSAKFSARPPSPQFVNFSPPSDYPSAATAAVSASAGAAALSSTLAPHHHSMSMRHPKSSSKAMMMGSDGDSISSGGGRMVSSNTISGRGDLIFPDDIDSIEFCMPPSNDMMRAATNACHGDSFSERRRRGHSRRSNQKIDTEKQVKWSRKNLAAATIERFEANQPLEYGFAAGVVAPNMPLAMTPSTSAMTPLHQSMPGTPQQQQQQAPINHVYSYAYYEPGAAKCHTNIPHKDRLSPILPIPGPSKSPPRNSIRALLAKSFRSKAFNAAHSSEERHTYTTRYGTTENLYEEVNEQKIRKVLSDNRIGSANTGAVKEELRRVQHNHFRVLDELNLSLEALIMPPTPPDISPTQEEKPPAMSHTSLENLSSTLNSIELKDHTCINPEFDEGDLDSGFSGSGSSSGASYNESLRYYKTGTQSVMHTTTLPHNLRSCRSSTASGTSTSKSSMNSSEDQGIGMLTSTATTSSSSPFNYNNRRCSDAQRSSARSASASTGTKPKKNFWTIKP; encoded by the exons ATGTATCCATCAGCGAAATTTTCCGCTCGGCCTCCATCGCCGCAATTTGTAAATTTCTCACCACCGTCCGATTATCCATCTGCGGCGACGGCGGCGGTGTCAGCATCGGCAGGGGCAGCAGCTCTATCATCTACGTTAGCTCCTCACCATCATTCAATGTCGATGCGACATCCTAAATCGTCGTCTAAAGCTATGATGATGGGCAGTGATGGAGACAGCATTTCAAGCGGAGGCGGTAGAATGGTCTCGTCAAACACTATAAGTGGACGAGGTGATTTAATATTCCCCGATGACATCGACAGCATAGAGTTTTGCATGCCACCATCGAATGATATGATGAGAGCTGCCACAAACGCCTGCCACGGGGATTCGTTTTCAGAACGTCGAAGAAGAGGACACAGTAGAAGAAGCAATCAAAAAATTGACACAGAAAAACAG GTTAAATGGTCAAGAAAAAATCTAGCGGCAGCGACAATTGAAAGGTTCGAAGCGAACCAACCTTTGGAATATGGTTTTGCTGCTGGAGTCGTTGCGCCAAACATGCCATTGGCAATGACTCCATCAACATCTGCGATGACCCCACTTCACCAGTCAATGCCAGGAacaccacaacaacaacaacagcaagcACCCATTAATCATGTATACTCGTATGCATACTATGAGCCTGGTGCTGCAAAATGCCATACGAACATACCTCATAAAGATAGGCTTTCGCCAATTCTGCCAATTCCTGGCCCATCAAAGAGCCCACCGAGAAATTCCATCCGAGCACTGTTAGCGAAAAGTTTCCGTTCGAAAGCATTTAACGCAGCTCATTCATCCGAAGAGCGACATACATACACCACAAGGTATGGAACAACTGAAAATCTTTACGAAGAGGTAAACGAGCAGAAAATCCGCAAAGTCTTATCGGATAACCGAATAGGCTCAGCAAATACTGGTGCAGTGAAAGAAGAACTACGTCGCGTGCAGCATAACCATTTTCGTGTCCTTGATGAGCTTAATTTGTCGCTAGAAGCACTAATCATGCCGCCAACTCCACCTGATATAAGTCCCACCCAAGAGGAAAAGCCACCAGCGATGTCCCATACCAGTTTGGAAAATCTGTCCAGCACTTTGAACTCGATTGAACTGAAGGACCATACCTGCATCAATCCGGAATTCGATGAGGGAGACCTGGATAGCGGATTCAGTGGCAGTGGTAGTAGTAGTGGTGCTAGTTATAATGAAAGCCTTAGATATTACAAAACAGGTACACAATCTGTGATGCATACAACAACTCTGCCACATAATCTAAGAAGTTGTCGGTCGTCAACAGCCTCTGGTACATCAACATCAAAGAGCAGTATGAATTCATCCGAAGACCAAGGTATTGGTATGCTaacatcaacagcaacaacatcatCTTCCTCTCCATTTAACTACAACAATCGTCGATGCTCAGATGCCCAACGGTCATCGGCGAGGTCTGCCTCAGCATCAACTGGTacaaaacctaagaaaaacttCTGGACGATAAAACCGTGA
- the LOC129948225 gene encoding uncharacterized protein LOC129948225 isoform X2 encodes MYPSAKFSARPPSPQFVNFSPPSDYPSAATAAVSASAGAAALSSTLAPHHHSMSMRHPKSSSKAMMMGSDGDSISSGGGRMVSSNTISGRGDLIFPDDIDSIEFCMPPSNDMMRAATNACHGDSFSERRRRGHSRRSNQKIDTEKQVKWSRKNLAAATIERFEANQPLEYGFAAGVVAPNMPLAMTPSTSAMTPLHQSMPGTPQQQQQQAPINHVYSYAYYEPGAAKCHTNIPHKDRLSPILPIPGPSKSPPRNSIRALLAKSFRSKAFNAAHSSEERHTYTTRYGTTENLYEEVNEQKIRKVLSDNRIGSANTGAVKEELRRVQHNHFRVLDELNLSLEALIMPPTPPDISPTQEEKPPAMSHTSLENLSSTLNSIELKDHTCINPEFDEGDLDSGFSGSGSSSGASYNESLRYYKTASGTSTSKSSMNSSEDQGIGMLTSTATTSSSSPFNYNNRRCSDAQRSSARSASASTGTKPKKNFWTIKP; translated from the exons ATGTATCCATCAGCGAAATTTTCCGCTCGGCCTCCATCGCCGCAATTTGTAAATTTCTCACCACCGTCCGATTATCCATCTGCGGCGACGGCGGCGGTGTCAGCATCGGCAGGGGCAGCAGCTCTATCATCTACGTTAGCTCCTCACCATCATTCAATGTCGATGCGACATCCTAAATCGTCGTCTAAAGCTATGATGATGGGCAGTGATGGAGACAGCATTTCAAGCGGAGGCGGTAGAATGGTCTCGTCAAACACTATAAGTGGACGAGGTGATTTAATATTCCCCGATGACATCGACAGCATAGAGTTTTGCATGCCACCATCGAATGATATGATGAGAGCTGCCACAAACGCCTGCCACGGGGATTCGTTTTCAGAACGTCGAAGAAGAGGACACAGTAGAAGAAGCAATCAAAAAATTGACACAGAAAAACAG GTTAAATGGTCAAGAAAAAATCTAGCGGCAGCGACAATTGAAAGGTTCGAAGCGAACCAACCTTTGGAATATGGTTTTGCTGCTGGAGTCGTTGCGCCAAACATGCCATTGGCAATGACTCCATCAACATCTGCGATGACCCCACTTCACCAGTCAATGCCAGGAacaccacaacaacaacaacagcaagcACCCATTAATCATGTATACTCGTATGCATACTATGAGCCTGGTGCTGCAAAATGCCATACGAACATACCTCATAAAGATAGGCTTTCGCCAATTCTGCCAATTCCTGGCCCATCAAAGAGCCCACCGAGAAATTCCATCCGAGCACTGTTAGCGAAAAGTTTCCGTTCGAAAGCATTTAACGCAGCTCATTCATCCGAAGAGCGACATACATACACCACAAGGTATGGAACAACTGAAAATCTTTACGAAGAGGTAAACGAGCAGAAAATCCGCAAAGTCTTATCGGATAACCGAATAGGCTCAGCAAATACTGGTGCAGTGAAAGAAGAACTACGTCGCGTGCAGCATAACCATTTTCGTGTCCTTGATGAGCTTAATTTGTCGCTAGAAGCACTAATCATGCCGCCAACTCCACCTGATATAAGTCCCACCCAAGAGGAAAAGCCACCAGCGATGTCCCATACCAGTTTGGAAAATCTGTCCAGCACTTTGAACTCGATTGAACTGAAGGACCATACCTGCATCAATCCGGAATTCGATGAGGGAGACCTGGATAGCGGATTCAGTGGCAGTGGTAGTAGTAGTGGTGCTAGTTATAATGAAAGCCTTAGATATTACAAAACAG CCTCTGGTACATCAACATCAAAGAGCAGTATGAATTCATCCGAAGACCAAGGTATTGGTATGCTaacatcaacagcaacaacatcatCTTCCTCTCCATTTAACTACAACAATCGTCGATGCTCAGATGCCCAACGGTCATCGGCGAGGTCTGCCTCAGCATCAACTGGTacaaaacctaagaaaaacttCTGGACGATAAAACCGTGA